CCGTGGATGCGCTCCTCCATGCCGACCGCGCCGTGAACGGCTCCTCGAACGGCAGGTACTACATGGCGGCCCGGACGCTGGCGTCCAACACCGACATCGGGTACGACAACACCACCGCCACGGCCATCCTGGAGTACACGgacgcgccgcccgccgcgcggGCCGGCAGGCCAGACTCCCCTACCCTTCCGGCCTTCAATGACCTCAATGCGTCGGCGGCGTACACGGCGCAGCTCCGTTCCCTGGGCAGCAAGGCCCACCCGGTAGACGTGCCGATGGACGTCGACGAGCACATGCTCATCACCATCGCCGTCAACGTGGTCCCCTGCGCCACAGGCAACACGACGTGCGAGGGGCCAGGCGGCAACCGGTTCGCGGCGAGCCTCAACAACGTCAGCTTCCACCTCCCTACCCTCGACATCCTCGACGCCTACTATGGCTCCGTCCGCGGCGTGTACGAGACGGACTTCCCCGACATGCCGCCCTTCGTCTTCAACTTCACCGACAACAACGTCCCCGTGGAGCGCTGGTTCACCAAGCGCGGCACCAAGGTGAAGGTGCTGGAGTATGGCGCCGTCGTGGAGGTGGTGTTCCAGGACACGGCCATCCTTGGCGCGGAGAACCACCCCATGCACCTGCACGGCTTCTCCTTCTATGTGGTAGGGATGGGGTTAGGAAACTTCAACCAGACCAAGGACCCAGCTACCTATAACTTGATCGACCCACCGTTTCAGAACACCGTCACCGTGCCAAAGTCTGGTTGGGCGGCAATTCGCTTCCGAGCAGCAAATCCTGGTGAGTTATTTTAGCTTCCGGCCCATAATTCTTAGTTTTGGCTCAAGTTTGCCTAACAAAATAAAGGTCTAGCTAAAAATTTACTTAATTATCTTTTTGTTTGCAATATAGACAAGAAAAATAAACTAGACCGGCCAAATAGGCATGGGTGAGCATTAACAACCATCTAAAGGGACCAACGTTTTAGGCATGGATGGGCATATAATCTGGCCATCATCCAAAAGCATAAATTTGCTATATTTTTCTGGAAGGGGTTATATGTTAACGTTTTGCAAACTTGGTTATGCAGGTGTGTGGTTCATGCATTGTCACTTTGAACGTCATTCGGAGTGGGGAATGGACACTGTGTTCATCGTGAAGGATGGCAAGACTCCTGAGGCTAAAATGATGCGTCGTCCACCGGGCATGCCTAGGTGTTAAGTGCCGTGACTTTTTGGGGCGTGACCAAAATATGCAGCACAAACAAGTTAATTAGTTTCTTTAGTCGATTGATTGATTAATCAACAGATCTATTGAGCTTGTTGTATTTATTgatattctttttatttttattttttgaaagacACAACATCTTTTTTTCCATTCTATGATGTAAATGTATTCAATTTATTTGCTATTCGAGATCTCTAAATGTAATCAAGTGATTTTTTTTATCATGGGTCGTTGTTTCCTGAGTACCTACATGCATGCTTGTAAGTGTGCATCAAGGTTTTATACGTGCCCCACCAACATCAAGGTTCAATTTATTTTCTATTCAAGCTCTCAACTATTTGAATAATTATGTCCTGGTTATGGCCAATTGGTAGGGCCATATTTAGCCACTGGTAGAGAACATGCATTGCGAGTACCGGTTCGCGAGAGCCTTTAATCTCGGTTGGCCATTCAGGACTGTCAAAACGGGACTAAAGc
This portion of the Lolium rigidum isolate FL_2022 unplaced genomic scaffold, APGP_CSIRO_Lrig_0.1 contig_35473_1, whole genome shotgun sequence genome encodes:
- the LOC124681197 gene encoding putative laccase-9, with the protein product PVVRTSGHRSIRPLVAMGVVIWLLAVVLTLGAAAGPAEASKNHHYDFFIKEANYTRLCQEKTILTVNGQFPGPTIFARKGDVVVVNVYNQGDKNITIHWHGVDQPRNPWSDGPMYITQCPIQPGANLTYTVILSEEEGTLWWHAHSDYDRTTIHGAIVIHPKLGTAFPFKTPHKEIPIILSEWWNADVNQLLEESRKTGGEVSISDVNTINGQPGDFFPCSKNGTFKAAVESGKTYLLRIINAGLANDLFFGVTGHRLTVVGTDARYTKPFTVNNILISPGQTVDALLHADRAVNGSSNGRYYMAARTLASNTDIGYDNTTATAILEYTDAPPAARAGRPDSPTLPAFNDLNASAAYTAQLRSLGSKAHPVDVPMDVDEHMLITIAVNVVPCATGNTTCEGPGGNRFAASLNNVSFHLPTLDILDAYYGSVRGVYETDFPDMPPFVFNFTDNNVPVERWFTKRGTKVKVLEYGAVVEVVFQDTAILGAENHPMHLHGFSFYVVGMGLGNFNQTKDPATYNLIDPPFQNTVTVPKSGWAAIRFRAANPGVWFMHCHFERHSEWGMDTVFIVKDGKTPEAKMMRRPPGMPRC